Within Syntrophales bacterium, the genomic segment GCGGGTAGTTTAATTTCCTCGTTCATTTTTCCTCCTTTCATTGCACCCATCGCTTTCTCTTCACCGCTGCAGACGACAAACAACAAAGAGAAAATAACTGCAATGATTGTTACCGGTATAGTTTTCATGGTTTGACCATCCACAGTCTCGTAAAAAATTTTATTATACTACTTTGCAGTATTATAATGGGAAGTAGTTTCAAGTTAACTCTACTTACGTAGCGTGGGGTCTCTGTGCCCCACAGAGGGGACACGCTACTGTCCCCTACCCCCGGGGGGGCGTGGCAGATCGACGCCTGTCCTACCTACATGGCAGGTCGGGCGTCTCGCCCGACTTTATTTGCATTTTTCGTAAATATCCAAGTATCTTCAATTGAACGCCGAGATCCGGGGTCCGGTCCAGGGCAGTTCTTTCCGGACAGCTCCTCCCCATCATTTCCAACAATTCCGTAAGGGCAGTAAACATCTCAATACGTGAGATGCCGTTCTCGGTTAAATGGTGAATCAACCTGAGAGTCTTGAACCCATCAAACCAGGAGAGGAATTGTCTGTAAAGACCGTCTGAACTTTTACTGTTTTCCCTTAACCGATGCCATATTACACTGAAATTATTCACCATCAGGAAACTCTCAAGCAAAGGATGTATCTTTTCTGCCAGGATCAATATCTCCCCGGCATCTTTATCCAAACAGGACGGCATCAATTGCAACCATTCTCTTAATATCGAAAACACCTTGGGGTCATACAATATATACTCATCCTGGCCACCTTCCAGAAATCGTATAACCCGCTGCCCGGTACCGAAGGGAACCCGGTTTGAGGGGCGCGCAGAAGGATAAACCCTTGTAGTATTAACCAGACCTACACTTCCAATCTTGGCAAGTTTATTGAGAAAATAAAAGTCCTCTGCTGCCTCCCTTCTATTCATACCTCTTACAGCCACATATGCATCTGCCGTACAGGCTATAGTAGAACCTATCGAATGAAATGCATACATTGAGTTAGCATAGCTCAAACCAAGCACATAATAGCGCAGGAATATCTCATAACAACAGATAGCGGCCCGCACGGAGGGGTCATCGGCATCCTGGTGCTGAAAAGCGACCACTGCAGCAGTTGCCTTTTCTTTTTCAAAGAACCTGCGAACGGCCGACAGGTAATCCCTCTCCACCACGGTATCTGCATCGAGGCAGAATAGCAGCTTCGCACAAGGTTCCTTGTAATCAAATACTTTTAACGCAATATCGAGCCCTATTTTTCTTGCAAGGCCGACCCCCCCATTTTTGTCGGGCAGCTCCGATCCGGGCGAGGAGGCATCGATATATGATATCTTTAAATTACTCCGGCAGATTTTATCAATCAACGGATTCGATAGATTATTAACAGGATTATCGCTCTCCATAAGGTTCTTCAGCAATCGTATTGTCTCCTGGTTATTGCCAATATCTTCCAGGGATGTGATGTGCCCTCTCCTGTTGTTCATAACACATATAATCAGCGTACGATTCAGCTCTGACTGTTCGTTTTCGGAAAGACTGGCAAGGGTTCTAAAGAGTGATTCTTTCTCAGCCAGAGCAGGAATAACCACGATATTGTCGACCCTGCAACGTCTTTTCGAAACAAGCCGCCATCTGTCAGCAACGGCATAATTTTTCAGATATTTTCCAATATTTTTGGAGATATTCATATTAAATTCCCAACCAAATCTCTAAGTGCATTAAAATCGGCATTGTCAATCCAGTGAATCTCGATTCCCTGTTTCTCCATACGCCTGAACCATGTTCCCTGTTTCTTGGCAAATTGGTGAATGCGGGTATTCAGCTTCTGAAACATCTCATCATAACTCAGCCTTCTCTGCAGATAAAGACCGATATAGCGATATTCCAGACCGAAAAAATCCAACTTTTGCCAGCTTATCCCCGAGGAAAGCAAACCTTCAACCTCCTCAATCATTCCCTCTTCAAGCCTTTTCCTGAGACGTTCTGTAATTCTTCGGCGAAGGATTTCCCGCTCCCAGCGCACACCAATTACAAGGGGTTCTATTGGTGGAATTGATATCTCTTCAGAATCAAGGTTTCTTGAATACTCGGCTATCTCAATCGCCCGTATTAGACGTTTTCTATCTTTTAAATCCGTAGTGTTATGGACAGAAGGATTGAGTTGAAGAAGACGCCCGGCAAGTGCTTCCATGTCCTCTGTTTCAATCTCCTTCCTCAAAGAGACGTTCTCCGGAACCTCGAGCATCCGATATCCCCTGAGAACCGACTCGATGTAGAGGCCGGTTCCCCCAACCATGATCGGCAGGATTGCCCGCCCGTAAATCTCCAAAAAGCATTCGAAAAATCGTCGTTGATACTCAAAGACATTAAACTCATGGTCGAAATCGACGATATCAATCAAATGAAACGGCACAGAGATGCCATCGACAACATACTCAGACAGATCCTTGCCGGTTCCTATATTCATGCCACGGTAGACCTGCCGGGAATCCGCCGAGATGATTTCCGAGCCCAGTTCCCTTGCAAGTTTCACCGCGAGCCGTGTCTTACCAGAGGCAGTCGACCCTAATATAACGATAAGATTATATTCCATACCTTCTCACTCTTATGAGAACTTTAAAAATATGATTCTGATCCAACTGTAATGTCATTCCCGTAAAAACAGGAATCTGGATTCCCAATCAAGTTGGGAATGACATAATCGAAGACGAGGTTGTAGGGTCGGGTTTTACACCCGACCGCAGACGGTGGCATATAAAATGCCACCCTACAGAATTGATTTATCAATTGTCGAAAAAATATTTTGAGCATTGAAGAATCATATTCCCAAGCCCTCCTCCAAATTGTCTTGAAATTAAAGTCCAATACATGATAGCGATATACTTTAACAATTACCCCACCCTGTCCTCCACCCCGAAGGGCATAAGCACTCTTAACTAATTAACAAAAGGGGTAGCATGGA encodes:
- the miaA gene encoding tRNA (adenosine(37)-N6)-dimethylallyltransferase MiaA, coding for MEYNLIVILGSTASGKTRLAVKLARELGSEIISADSRQVYRGMNIGTGKDLSEYVVDGISVPFHLIDIVDFDHEFNVFEYQRRFFECFLEIYGRAILPIMVGGTGLYIESVLRGYRMLEVPENVSLRKEIETEDMEALAGRLLQLNPSVHNTTDLKDRKRLIRAIEIAEYSRNLDSEEISIPPIEPLVIGVRWEREILRRRITERLRKRLEEGMIEEVEGLLSSGISWQKLDFFGLEYRYIGLYLQRRLSYDEMFQKLNTRIHQFAKKQGTWFRRMEKQGIEIHWIDNADFNALRDLVGNLI
- a CDS encoding glycosyltransferase family 2 protein — encoded protein: MNISKNIGKYLKNYAVADRWRLVSKRRCRVDNIVVIPALAEKESLFRTLASLSENEQSELNRTLIICVMNNRRGHITSLEDIGNNQETIRLLKNLMESDNPVNNLSNPLIDKICRSNLKISYIDASSPGSELPDKNGGVGLARKIGLDIALKVFDYKEPCAKLLFCLDADTVVERDYLSAVRRFFEKEKATAAVVAFQHQDADDPSVRAAICCYEIFLRYYVLGLSYANSMYAFHSIGSTIACTADAYVAVRGMNRREAAEDFYFLNKLAKIGSVGLVNTTRVYPSARPSNRVPFGTGQRVIRFLEGGQDEYILYDPKVFSILREWLQLMPSCLDKDAGEILILAEKIHPLLESFLMVNNFSVIWHRLRENSKSSDGLYRQFLSWFDGFKTLRLIHHLTENGISRIEMFTALTELLEMMGRSCPERTALDRTPDLGVQLKILGYLRKMQIKSGETPDLPCR